ATagagacaggcaagagagtacaTGGTCTGTCTTGTGGCTaggaaaagaggaaaaggagacTTTCTAGTGGAACTCCAAAACACAGGAagttatacaaggaaagaggttagagAAAAAGAAGTTGGACACCGAGAGgtctgaggagaggcgaaagtagaaattgagatgcgatgtagggcaaaggtagagctgtCAAAGGTTAaacgaggcatatgacgacacgtacaccaagttggacataaaagaaggagaaaagagtCAGACAGATGGGTAGAGATTGGAAGAATGTGTAGGAGGTAAGGGTATTTAAGGATAGAAATAGAAATGTGCTtattggtgccagtagtgtgctaaatagatggaaagaatattgaTAGAAGAGTTGAttattgaagaaaatgagagggaaggaagagtagaagaggcaagtgtgatggaccaggaagtcacgatgattagtcaggggaagttagaaagacactaaacgatgaaaaatggaaaagcagttggtcctgtggctgtggagtttttgaccaacttattcaaaagaatactagcaGGGGAGAAGATTTCCCATTtttagagctgtgggaactataaggaataaagttgataagccacaatatgaagttatgggaaaaagtagtggaggctaaactcaggacaaaagtatctgcgagcaacagtatggtttcatgccacgaaagagtaccacagccGCATTATTTGCCtggaggatgctagtggaaaagtacagagaaggtcagaaggagctatgttatgtctttgtggatctagagaaagcctatgacagaggacCCTGAGAGAAACTGTCGAACTGCATGCGtacgtctggtgtggcggagaaatatatcagaatagtacagtatatgtaggagtgcagcagaacagtggtgaggtgtgccgtaggtgtgacagaagaatttaaggtggaggtgggactgcttcagggatccactctgagccccttcttgtttgctgtggtaatggataggctgacagatgaggttagactgaaatctctttggaccatgatgtttgcaaatgacatTGCGATTTGCATTGGAAGCAGGGTGcaggtagaggaacaattagaatgatggaggcatgcacgggaaaggagacgaatgaagattagccgaagtaaaacataatatatgtgcatgaatgcgaGGGGTCAAGGGAGAAGAGTGAgtctccagggaaaagagacagagagggtggatgacttcaaatacttggggtcaacaattcagagcaatggtgagtgtggtaaggaagtgaagaaatgggtccaagcaggttgaaagAGATGggtgaaggtgtctggtgtgtgatGTGAGGGAAGAGCCgctgcaaggatgaagggcaaagtttataaaacagtggtgaggccagccatgatgtacatatgagagacggtggcactgaagagacaacaggaagtaaagctggaggtggcagaaaataaaatgttgaggttctttttAGGAGTGAGCTGGATGGATAacattagaaattagctcatttggAGGCACAGCTAAAgtaggatgttttggagacaaggttcgagagagcagacttcaatggtttagccatgtccagaggcgagagagtgagtatattggtaaaagggtgctgaggatgtagctggcaggcaaacgagtgagaggaagactaagAGAATGTTGATGATTGttgtaagggaagacatgagggcagctggttttaaagaggaagatgcaggagataggcttacatgggaAAAGATGATGTGGTGTTGCGACTCCTAACAGGActagctgaaagaaaaagaagaagatgacgatCCTCCACACAATGAGCCCAAACACCGCACAATGATGTTTCCGAAATGCTTTGGAATTCCCCCGAAAAATGAAGCCATTTATTCCTGAACTCATCTGACTTGGCCAAGTGATGCAAAGTTGAAGCTTTGCATGAGACACAGCCATATTGTCTTTCAGCCAGTGGATACGGCAACCACGAGGTGTACAGGTACTTGAATACACAAGGAAGTATGATCTGGTTGTTTTGGCCTTCTTATGCCCTAAATTCTCTTTTGCATTCTCTCAATAAATCTCATCCATGTTGAACTtagaaacaattagaaaaacTCATTGTGcacaaaaatggtaaaaaatgggggggggggggaatcaaagaTTTAGATGGAAGGGCACCTTTATGTACTATTACGTGATTGTAAAGCCATTGTTATTGGACAGTGATgatacaatgtttttttccatattccagttttgaagattattttgggatttttcatgGCATTAAAGTTCAACCTGGGTCTATGTGGTTCTCAATAAAGCCCATTGAAGTGACGGCTATCAACCACTGGTTCCTAAAAGGCAGTGTGAGAGAGTGAAATGATGCTGGATAATCAAGAAAAGCAGGCTGTATCCCCAAAGGAAGAGCACAGAGAGCTCCATACAGGCTGCTGTTGGCACCATCCTTCTGTCTCTATCTCTTTAAGAGCGTAGAGacggcatgtgtgtgtgtgtgtgtgtgtgtgtgtccgtgtgcgcGTATGTGGGGGAGGGCTATTGGCTGGGGTGGAACAGTCCTGTAATGAGTAGATAGAAGAGAGACCAGCGATAGAAAGAGAACTACAATGAGGCCAAAAATCGAGAGAAGGGCAGATGATTTGGTGAAATTGAGAGATTCGACAACAAGTCTGGTTCAGGGAGATGCTGGAATTGAGAAGACAATGGAGAGTAATATTTCCTTTCTGCTTCTCTTGACACCCTAAAGAGAGAGCCTCCTGTGCAGCGTGGTGAGAGGTGAATGAAACGGGAGATGACCACACTCCACTTTACTTAGGCATCTGAATTTTTGCTGTAACGACTACATGTTTGGATTGTTGTTTCAACGTTTGTTTTTGGAGCCTTTCGATAGAGAAATAGCGTCAactttattctctttttttcttcttctgaataACATACCAACGTGTGTAGGACATCAGCTTCACATCTCCATATCTGCCAGCGTGGGAGTGATCCTGGGATGCTGTCATGGATAATTGAGCCGAGCACGCCTGATGGTCCTGTCGTTACTCAGTAGGGCTGTGGGACGAGTAGAAAAGCCTAACCCTCGCTTGTCTGGAGCGCCCTGCTGCACGACTGAGACAAAAGGACGGCAAGCTCTATGACTGCACGAAGGGTGGAGAAGATGGCATCGGACGAGGATAAGAAGCATTGTTAGGCCACTTGTCCAAGAGAAAGAGTACGTATGACATCTGTCTTCCTTgctgcagactccacacagaagCTAAAATTTCCTATACATCATATATGATGCCCATAGAGCCTTCCTGTCATCCCTAAGAGGAAACTGGATTTCACAATTGGATGCAAGGAAGTCAGAGGCCTGTGCCTCCCTGAGACCTGATCCAGACAAGGCCTCCTCCCTTCTTGCTACTGTTGAGTAAACTAGGcctttgcatttctttttctagACATTCTAAGGATTTGCCTAAACCTGTTTCATGCATGTCCACTGGAGGAAGGTTTGACTTTGATGACGGCGGGTCGTACTGTGGGGGGTGGGAGCAAGGAAAAGCCCATGGCAGAGGGCTCTGCACGGGGCCACAGGGACAGGGCGAGTATGCAGGGGCATGGAGTCACGGCTTTGAGGTCCTGGGCGTGTACACATGGCCCAGTGGGAATAGCTATCAAGGCACCTGGGCGCAGGGCAAGCGGCATGGCATTGGAGTGGAAAGCAAGGGCCGCTGGAATTATAAAGGGGAATGGACGCAAGGTTTTAAAGGTCGCTACGGACAGTTGGAGAGCACAGCAAGTGGTGCCCGCTATGAGGGGACATGGAGCAACAGCCTCCAGGACGGATATGGAACTGAAACCTACTCTGATGGAGGTAAAGATGATTTAGTGTCTCATTGTGATCTTGTCCCACTCCCGCTGCTATTACAATAAACTACCATTTGCTGATACCAGTGTTTTTCAGGATACAAGCTGGACAAACATTAGCACAGTATCTTTATGCTTAGcccatctacctcacagttctgaagtttgGGGTTCGAATTTGGCCCTAATCTACCATGTGgatttgcttgttctccccgtgcttgcgtaaattggctccagctcactcatgagtagtatagaaaatggatggatagaaaatgaACAATTTGCTGAGCCTGGTGTAAAATACCGAACTTCTCAAGTGCAGTGACATAGACATGTGGGTCACATCCATTAAAGACATCAGGCAGCCTGTGTCTGTATCATTaatgataaaacattttaataaaaggaaaaaagaggTACACAATCAGCCTCTTTCCTGCTCAGCAGCCTCTGTGCTGTAAAGTCACCATGGTAACACAAAGACATCAGGTCAGCATGTCATTAGAGACCAGAGTACGGCTGTCCTGCACTCTAATACTTCCAATTTAGGCCGATTTATGTGTAATGCATTGTAGGCTGAATGAAGTGATTGAATGTTGGGTGGAGGAAGAGAGAACAAAGCCCTCTAAAGACGTCTTTTTATTGTGAAGTTTCTGTTACAAAAAGCTCTATTCAGGAAATATAAACTAGACACTGAACGTGAGGGGTGGGGCAAACTCTGCTGTGTCACACAATACGTCTGCCCCAGTCTTCCGATCACGTGAATGACCGCTGACAGAGGGAATACAGCATGCACACGCTGACACATTTTCTCCAAGTCAGTAAatttaacaacaaaacaaacaggaCAATTGGACATGAATTGGAGGCTTCAAGCAGACACCCAGGCAGCTCAAGCATGCTTCTTTTCAGAACCACATACAGCTCCCAATCACGTTGAAGACAATCAAGCAGTAActcagtgcttctcaaatagtggggtgaagcttttattattgtttttatttaaatgtat
The DNA window shown above is from Syngnathoides biaculeatus isolate LvHL_M chromosome 3, ASM1980259v1, whole genome shotgun sequence and carries:
- the jph3a gene encoding junctophilin-3 isoform X4; the protein is MSTGGRFDFDDGGSYCGGWEQGKAHGRGLCTGPQGQGEYAGAWSHGFEVLGVYTWPSGNSYQGTWAQGKRHGIGVESKGRWNYKGEWTQGFKGRYGQLESTASGARYEGTWSNSLQDGYGTETYSDGGCTPYSTPS